ACCTCGTCGAGGCCGAGCATCTTCGGCTTTCCCCCGAAGGCCGCCTTCACCTTCTTGTTGTCCATGCGCGCGGTGCCGCTCGCGACGATCAGGACCACGCGCTCGCCGACCCGCAAGGAGAGTGTTTTCGCGATGCGCGCAGGCTCGACGCCGAAGGATTCGGCGGCAAGCGCCACCGTTGCCGAGCTCGTCGGCGATTCCATCACTGTGATGTCGGGGGCTTTCTCGGCGAAGAACTTCTTGACGGATTCAAGGCTCATAGGTGGCAACGACTTCCGGTAATTCCGACAGCGAACGGATGCGATGGTCGGGCGCGACGCCGAGCTCGTCCATCTGCGTCCTGATCGCCTTGAACATGGTCAGCGGCGCAATTGCAACCGTTTCCACGCAGGCGAGCGCCATCGCCTGCGGCGTCACCCGCTCGATCCAGGCGACGTTGAACCCGAATGCCTTGGCGCCGCAGGCGTCCCACGGGTTGGAGGACACGAACAGCACCTCGGAGGGGCGGATGCCGAGCTTCTCCTCGACCAGCAGATAGGCTTCCGGCGCGGGCTTGAAGACCTTGTTGGCATCGACGCTGATCGTCGCATCGAGCACGGCGTCGAGGCCCGAGTTCTTCACCAGCGCGTCGAGCATGTCCGGGCTGCCGTTGGAGAGAATCGCGAGCTTGTGGCCCTTCAGCGCGGCAAGCGCCGCCGTCGCGTCCGGATAGAGATCGAGATGAAGGTATTTGTCCATGATGCGCGCGAAGGCGGCACCGTCATGGTCAAGCGCGAGGATGCGCAAGGTGTAGGCGAGCGAATCCCGCGTCACGGCGGAAAAATCCTCATAGCGGCGCATCAGCGAACGCAGCCAGGAATATTCGAGCTGCTTGATGCGCCAGGCCTGCGTGATCATCTCGCCGTAGCCTGGAAAGGTCTCCTCGGTGATTTCGGCGACCGACTGCACATCGTAGAGCGTGCCATAGGCATCGAAGACAACGGCTTTGATGGTCATTTGTCCGGCCCCTTGACGAGTGCGCTGGCGCCGATGGTCGAATACAGGAATTCGCGCAGCGCGTCGACCGACCGCGCCGACGCGGCGGGGTTGAATTCGAGGTGATGGCCGAAATAGTCGAGGCCACCGGCGAAAGCGGGCACGTCGAATTCATGATGCGCGCCGGAATAGACGACGAGGCTGATCGGCACGCCTTCGCCGGGCGATCGCGCGATGCCCCAATCGTCCCTGCCTTCGACCAGGTTGCGGCATTCGGCGGCGAGCGTCCAGTCGTCGCGTGCGCCGATCAGGATCAGCGTGCGCACGGTCATGTCGTCCTTGAAGCCGAGGCAGGGCGGGTAGAAGGCGATAGCCGCGCGGAACTTGTGGCGCGCGGTCGCCTCGAGGATGCCGCGCTCGACCGAGGTCAGCGCGAGCCAGCCGCCTTGCGCGAAGCCGAGCACCGCGACGCGGTTCGGATCGACGGAGGGGTCCCGCACCAGGAAATCAAGCGCGCGGTAGGCGTCGAAGGCAAGCGCGGTCGGCGCGCCGCTGGTGCAGGTGTTGTCGAGGCCGCGCGGCGTGAAGCTGTCGACGGTGAGCGTCACATAGCCCCACGACGCGATGCGGCTGCCCCAGCGCGCGTCGAGCCGCGCGCCGTTGCCGTCGCAGCCATGCAGCAGCACCACCGCAGGTGCCGGGCCGCCGCCCTGGCTCCGGCGCATATAGCCCTGCAGCGGCGGCCGGCCCGCGAGCGGGCTTTCGAATGCGACCAGCGAAGGCGCAAGCGCAGGGGGCGCCGCGCCAGCGGGAAGCGCGGCGACGGCAGCAAGCAGCAACGCGAGCGACCTTGCGGCTGACATGGCGGACACCGTTTTGGGTCCAGGCTCGGCTCGAAGCCTACATCCGCCAGATGCCCTCGCGCCACCTCAGATGCCGAGCAATCTCCTTGCGTTCGCCTTCAGCACCTTGGGGCGGATCTCGTCGCGGATCTCGAGCCTGGCGAAGTCGGCCAGCCAGCGGTCCGGCGTGATCACGGGCCAGTCCGAGCCGAACAGCATCTTGTCCTGCAGGATCGAGTTGACGTAGCGCACCAGGATCGGCGGGAAATATTTCGGCGACCAGCCGGACAGGTCGATGTAGACGTTCGGCTTATGGGTCGCGACCGACAGCGCCTCCTCCTGCCAGGGGAAGGAGGGGTGCGCGAGGATGATCTTGAGGTCCGGGAAATCCGCCGCGACGTCGTCCATGTACATCGGGTTGGAATATTTCAGGCGCATTCCCATGCCGCCGGGCATGCCCGAGCCGACGCCGGTCTGTCCGGTGTGGAACAGCGCGATCGCGCCGCCGTCATTGATCGCTTCGTAAAGCGGGTAGGCCATGCGGTCGTTCGGATAGAAGCCCTGCATGGTCGGATGGAACTTGAACCCCCTGACGCCGAACTCCGCGATCAGCCTTTTCGCCTCGCGTACGCCGAGCTTGCCTTTGTGCGGATCGATCGAGACGAAGGGGATCAGCACGTCGAGATGGTCGGAGGCCGCTTCCAGCATCTCGTCATTGTTGTAGCGGCGAAACCCGGTCTCGCGCTCGGCGTCGACAGGGAAGATCACGGCGGCGATGTTCTTGGCGCGATAATAGGCCGCGGTCTCCGGCACCGTCGGAGGGTGCTTGTTCGGCGACTTGAAATAGTCCGCCATCCTGGCCTGGAAGTCGTCATAGCCGTCGTCGGCATGAAGGCCGCAGGGTTCCTCGGCATGGGTGTGGATGTCGATCGCGACGACCGCGTCGATGTCGGGCAGCTTCAGTCTGGCCATGGTTCGCCTCCCGGCGCGATTTCTGGGGTTTGGCAAATTGATTATATCATATAACAAATTTCGCAAGCGTGCGGCCGCCTTGCGCGTCGATGCCGGCGCTCAGGCGATGCGGGCGAGCAGCGTGAACTCGCGCTGGCCGTAGTCCGCCAGCGTGTCGGCGGCGCAGCCCAATTCGCTCGCCAAAAAGCCGGTCCACGGCTCCGGCAGGGTCCGGTAGAGCGCCTGCTCGGCCGACGGCTCATCATCCAGCGGCAGCATGAAGTTGACGGCGAAGCCGCGCCGGCTCTTGGCGCGCAGGTCGGCCAGGATCGACCGGACATAGGCCTCCCATGGCGCGACCGGCCAATCCAGCTTGACGTTGAACACGCCGCTTGCAACCGAATAGTCGGCGATATCAGGGCATTGCGAGCCCACGGAAAACGTCGCCGCAGGCTTGTGCGCCCATTTGGCGCGCGCGGCCTCGATCATCTCGGGCGAGATGTCGATGCCGTGATAGCGCACGGTGAGGTCCGGGTGGCGGAAGTCGAAATATTCCAGCAGGGCGCCATAGCCGCAGCCGAAATCATTGAGGCTGAAAGGCCTGCGGAGATCGCAGACCTTCACGAGCTGCGCGAAGCGGAGATATTGCGAGGCGGCGCTCGACCAGTCGACGCCTCGCGCTGTGGCTCCGTGCCGCCTCAGCTTGCCGGTGTAATAGGCCCGCGCGGTGTCGGCCGGCTGCATATTGTGTTAGACATGGCCGATCGGCGCGGAAATCAGCAGATATTCGTCCTTGGAAAAGATGAAGGGGCGGTCGCCGACCTTGACCTCGAGCTTGGTGCCCGGGTGCCAGGCAAATTTCACCGGAAGCGGACTCTTCGATTCCAGGTTTTCCTTCAGCGCCGTGATGATCCGGTCGTGCGCCGTCACGTCCTTCCGGTCGGAGGGGATGCTTCTCAGGTGATCGCAGTACTTGAACCAGCCGCGGCGATTTTTCGGGTCGGGCAGCGCGAGGTTGAGCAGCTTGCAGATGCTCTTGAGCGAATGCTCCTTCACGTTGAAAACGTCGAATTCCTTCTGAACCGCGATCATTTCCTTGATCGGATCGCCGGGCGCGAAGCGGTTGTCCAGCACGTTGATGATGGTCCCGACCGACGGGTCTTCGACAAGTGCTCCCATGATTTTTCTCCTACCTATGATTGTAAACGCGCTGGTTTTGAAAAATTCACCCTAGCGTAGAGGACCGGCCTTTGCCAGCGGGCGGGCCTGGCTTCCGGAAATGTCGTCAAAGGGTCGCATTATTGCGACTCGCTATGATGCGCTAGGATGATTCCCGGCCGCGTGCCATGTTGCCTGCCGACCGAGCACGCACGTAAGTTATTGTGACAATTTGCCTTAGATTTTATTGAGCCATGACGTTCTGCGACACGTGCCAGCACCAGAACGACCCCGAGGCGAAGTTTTGCGCGAATTGCGGCGCCATGCTGGCGCGCGCCTGTCCGGCCTGCGGGCGACGCAATCTGTCGCAGGCCGACAAATGCGTTGATTGCGGTGCTGTCCTTCAGGCGGCCGGCCAGCGCGGCGCGCGGGCGCCGGCGCCGAAACTCGGGGCGCGTGCCCGCGAAGGCGAGCGCAAGCGACTGACTGTGCTGATCGCCGACATTTCCGGATCGACCGCGCTCATCGACAAGCTCAATGCGGAGGAAGCCGATCAACGGCTCGGCATCATCACCGCGGCGATGCGCGAGGCGGTGGCGCGGTTCGAGGGGACGGTCAACAAGCTGCAGGGCGACGGGCTGATGGCGCTGTTCGGGGCGCCGATCTCGCAGGAGGACCACGCGGTCCGCGCCTGCTGCGCCGCACTGGCGATGATCGAGAACGTGCGCAAGATCGAGAACGCGCCGCCGGTGCGGATCGGCATCAACACCGGCGAGGTCGTGGTGCGCTCACTCCTGACCGACATGTCGGAGCAGTACGACGCGATGGGCCGCACCGTCCATATCGCGGCGCGCCTGGAGCATGAGGCGCCCGACAACGGGATCGCCATCAGCACCGAGACGCTGAAGGCGACGGCCGGCCAGGTCGAGGTCGAGCCTCTGGGCGAGCGCAGGCTGCGCGGGATTTCCGATCCCCTCCAGGTCCATGCGCTCATGCGTATCCGGCCGCCGGTCGCCACCCAGCAGTTCCGCGGCGGCCAGAAGCTCAGCCCCTTCGTCGGCCGCGACGCGGAGATGCAGGTGCTGCATCAGGCGCTGGAGGAGGCGCGTGCCGGGCGCTCACCCGTGGTCGGCATCATGGGCGAGGCGGGAAGCGGCAAGAGCCGGCTGATCTTCGAATTCCTCGAGACGTGTCGCGCCGCGGGGCTGCCCGTCCTGGAAGCGCGCGCGACCGGCTATGGCCGGGCGACGCCGCTGCGGCCGATCCTCGATCTGTACCGGACCTTCTTCGGCATCGACGACGACATGTCGAAGCAGGTGGCGGCGGAGCGGGTCGGCGCCACGCTGTCTTACTACGACCTGGTTCAGGATCTGCCGCTGGTTCTGGACTTCCTCGGACTGCCGCTTGCCGATCGAAGCGCGGTGCCCACCGATGTCGGGCTGCGCCGCATCAAGCTGCTCGATGCGGCCAAGCGGCTCGCGCATGCGGTGGCGCTGGCGCAGCCGTCCGTCTTCGTCGTCGAGGACCTGCACTGGCTCGATCCGGCCAGCGAGGCCTTCCTGGTGGCGCTGGCTGACAGCATCGCCGGCACGACGACGCTGATGGTCGTCAACTTCCGGCAGGATTTTCGCAGCGAATGGACCGAGCGATCCTACTTCAGGCGGATCGCGGTACGGCCGCTCGACGAGGCTGCGATCGCGACCATCCTGGACCATGCGCTCGGCGCCGATCCCTCGCTCGCCAATCTGCGCCGGCGCATCGTCGAACGCTCCGCCGGAAATCCTTTCTTCGCCGAGGAACTGATCCGCGCCGCGGTCGAGCAGGGGGGGCTTGCCGGTTCGGCCGGCCACTTCAAGCTCGTCGACGCCGCGCGCGAGGCGCCGATGCCGCCGACGGTCGAGGCGGTGCTGGGCTCGCGCATCGATCGCCTGCCCGAGCAGGACAAGCTGTTGCTGCAGGCGGCCTCCGTGGTCGGCAGGGAATTTTCGCTGTCGGTTGCGGCCAAGGTCGCGCAGGTAACCTTTCAACTGGCGCGAGCCTCGCTGCAATTGCTGCTGGGCGCGGAGATGCTCTACGAGCGCGCCGACGTTCAGCGCGACGATTTCGCCTTCCGTCATCCGCTGGTGCAGGAGGCCGCCTACGGATCGCTGTTGACGGAGCAGCGCAAGCATCTGCATCGCGGCACGGCCGCTGCGCTCGCGGTGAAATTTCGCGACCGGCTCGACGAATATTCCTCGCTCGTCGCCTACCACTGGGAGAAGGGCGGCGAAAACCTGCTGGCGGCGCAGAGCCACCTCCGTTTCGCGCTGTGGATGGGCGCGCGCGACCCGCGTCACGCGCTCGACAGCTGGCGCAGCGTGCGGCGCCTGATCCAGGACAATGCGTCCTCTCCCGAGGTCGAGTACATGCTGATGATGGCCTGCGGGCAGATCGTCAATCTGGCCTGGTGGGAAGGCATCGATGCCAGCGAGATCGAGCCGGTGTTCGCGCAGGCCATCGCGCTCGCCCACAAGCACAAGGACATCCGCGCCGCAGCCCTCATCACCATGGCGTTCGGCCGCATTCTTCTCATCACCGGCTCGTCCGACGCGTATGTCGCGAAGGCGGAGGAGGCGCAAAAGCTGATCGGCGGTCCCGGCCATGAGAGCGCAAGCGCCCTGCTCAAGGTGGTCTACAGCCACGCGCTGCTGTCGGCGGGCCTCTTGGAGCGGGCGCTCCAGGCCAATACGGAAGCATTGGAAAGCATCCACCAGATCGAGCAGCGCGACCGGCAAACCCTGGGTTTCGATCCGGCGCCGTGGCTCAAGACGCAGCGTGCCCGAATCCTGATGGGGCTCGACCGTTTCGCCGAAGCCGACGGCATCCTGGATGCGCTCTTGGCCGGTCCGCCGCTGGAGACGATCCATCAGGTCAATGCGCACGGCACCAAGATCGAGGGCCATCGGAAAATCCGGCCCGATCTCTCCGTGCAGGAAGTCGAGAACCTTCGTGCCGCCCTGCGGGAGAATGTGACGCCTTATCTGCGGGTACTTGGGCACCGCTATCAAGCACTGGCATTGCTGGCGGAAAACCGGCCCGATGAGGCGGTGGGGCTGCTCAACGAGACGATCGATTATGCGCGGGCGCAAAGGGCCGGGCTCGAAATCGAGCCTTTCCTGCTCACGATCCTGGCGGAGGCGCTGACCGCGACCGGCTCCGACCAGGCCAGGGCCACGGCGCTCGAGGCGAGGAATCTGGCGCGAAGGCGCGCCATGCGAGTTGCCGAGCGCGAAGCCGAGGAAATCCTGGCCCGCCATGCGTGAGCGCGGTTCCGGCGCGGGGCGAGGCGTCGAAAGCGGGTGGTAACGGTCCGACCAGCCCTGTTCGGTGGCCCATTTGCATTGACATTCGGCCGTCGGATGGTAGAACCCGCCCCGTTCCGGGCGGCCTGGCCGCCAGCCGGATAAATCCCATTTTGCCAGTTTCGGCCTGTCGAAAACGGCCTTTCGAAGCAACCAGGATTCTCCCATGAAGGTCCGTAACTCGCTGAAATCGCTGCGCGGCCGCAACCGCAACAACCGCCTGGTCCGTCGCAAGGGCCGGGTCTATGTGATCAACAAGGTCCAGCGCCGCTTCAAGGCGCGCCAAGGTTGATACGCCGGGCTAAGCGGGCCCACCTCACAGGTCTTTGACGGTCTCCGTAATCGCGCTGCTTTGCGGCGCGATTTTCTGCGTCTAGACTTGCGTCATGGTTCCAGGATTCCCGCGTGTTTTAGCCGTGATGCCCGCGCTGGCGATCGTCGCAGCGATCGCCGTGGCGATGCCCGTTCGCGCGTTTGCCCAGGATGATCCCAAGCTCGATCCCAAGGCCGACCCGAGAGCCGCGCCCAAAAAGAAGCTGCCGGAAGCGCCCGGCAAGCTGCCGCGGGTTGGCGCCGACCGCAGCAAGGGACTGGATTTCCTGTTCGGTGCCCTCAAGGCCGCGCCGGACGAGTTGAGCGCCAAGCACGTCGAGGCCCGCATCTGGGCGATCTGGATGCAGACTCCGAGCGACACCGCGGCACTTCTGATGGTCCGCGCCAAGGCGGCGATGGATGCGCAGAAGATGGATGTCGCGCTCAAGCTGCTGGATGCCATCGTCAAGCTGCGCCCCGACTACACCGAGGCCTGGAACCGGCGGGCGACGCTCTATTACCTGCAAAACGACTACGCCCGCTCGCTCGCCGACATTCAGCAGGTGCTGATCCGCGAGCCACGCCATTTCGGCGCGCTGGCAGGACTTGGCATGATCATGCAGGACATTGGCGACGAGAAACGCGCGCTCGATGCGTTCCGCAAGGCGCTCGCGGTCAATCCGCACCTCGAGAAGGTGCCGGAACTGGTCAAGACGCTCAGCGAAAAGGTCGAAGGCCGCGACATCTGATTGTGGCGCGCCGGTCGACGTCCCCTTCGAGACGGCGCGGAAGATCAGTCCGAAGACATGGCTGAAAAGACTTGGCCGAGAAAGACTTGGCCGAGAAAGACTTGGCCGAACCGAGAGCCGCCCCGGCCGCCGGCGGGTGGTGCGGTGATTAGTGCAGCACGTTGTTGTTGCGTTCGGCGAGCCCGTTATAGGCCGCGGTCGCATAGAGCTGGACCAATTCCGCTTCCAGGTGCTCGTTGATCAGCAGCAGCGCCTTGACGGCGCCGCGGAGATCGCCATTGCAACTGGCCACGATCTCGTCGATGGCGTTTTCACTCGTCCTGACAGTCATCGAAAATCCTCCCATTCCCCGATCGGGACCCCAACTTTGCCACCCGATCCGGGTTCCTGTGGATTGCGTGGATCGTCCGAGTTGCAACAGCCTGTGCAGCACATGCACCGCCATGCACAGGAGATAGGGATCATGGTTATAAAATGACCGGCGACATCCGTATGACAGGACTCTGAATAGTGTGGAAAACCCTGTCGTGACCCGCCGAAACCGCTTGTGGCCCGGCGCCGTAGCTGTGGCGTGGCAAAAACCTTCCGGACCGGCGCAATGCTGACGATCCTCGTCGTGACGGCGCTGGCCGTGCTCGCCCTCGTCACCCAGCTCGGAATCCTGATCTTGCAGCGGAGCTACCCGGCGCAGGGCCGGATGGTCGCCGTCGGGGGCGCGACGCTGCACGTCGTCGATATCGGCCCGCGCGAGGCGCCAGGGCCGCCGATCGTGATGCTGCATGGCGCAAGCTCCAACCTCGAAGTGATGCGCCGCCCGCTCGGCGACCAGCTCGCTGCGCAGCACCGCGTGATCCTGATCGACCGGCCGGGCCACGGCTGGAGCACGCGCGCGAGCCGTGCGGATTCCACGCCCGCGGTCCAGGCACGGATGATCGACGAGGCGCTGACGAAGCTCGGCGTCGACAGCGCGATCTTCGTGGTCCACTCCTGGAGCGGCGCGCTCGGGGCGCGGCTTGCGCTCGACTATGGGGCGCGCGTCGCCGGGCTCGTGATGCTGGCGCCGGTCACCCATCCCTGGCGTGGCGGCGTCGGCTGGTACAACAAGGCCGTTGCCAGACCCGTGATCGGCCCGCTGCTTGCCTACACGATCACGCTGCCGCTCGGCTATTTCCTCGCCGCACCCGGCGCGCGCGGGGTGTTCCTGCCGCAGGCGATGCCTGATGGTTTCGTCGCTGACAGCGCCACGCCGCTCCTGCTGCGGCCGCGCGAATTCCTCGCCAATGCGCACGACCTCGTCACGCTGAAAGCCGACGTCGCCGGGCAGGCGCCGCGCTATGGCGAGATCAGGGTGCCGGTCACGGTGATTTCAGGCGACGCCGACAAGACGGTGTCGACCGCGATCCATTCGCGCCCGTTTGTCGCGGCCGTACCGGGTGCCAGGCTGATCGTGCTTCCCGGCGTCGGCCACATGATCCAGCATGCGGCGCCCGACGTCGTGGCCGCCGAGATCGAGGCGATGATCGGACGAATGTCGACGCATGCGGCGGCGGCTGCGCGCTGAACCATGGACCTCCGAGGCGGCTTCAGTTTGGCCTCGTCTCATCACGCCTTTGATGGCCTCTCCGACCGCGATGCGTTAGGATTTCGTCCGGGGGCAGGATTCCGCAGGGAGAGCTCCATGTACGCCGCCATCCGTCAAGGCAAGGCAAAGGCCGGTCAGGTCGAAGAGCTGGCACGCAGGATCAAGGAAGGCGCCATTCCTGTCATCAGCGAGGTCGAAGGCTTTATGGGATACTACGTCGTCTATGCGCCGGACGACACCGTCGTCGCCATCAGCCTGTTCAACAACTACGACGGCGCCGCGGAATCCAACAAGCGCGCGCTGGCGTGGATCGAGCGCGAGCTCGCGCCGCTGCTCACGGGGCCCGCGACGGCGATTGCCGGGCCGGTGATCGTGCACACGCTGCCTTGAACGATGCGCGCGCGACCACGCCGGCGCTGAAGCGTCGGTTCTGATGGAATCAGAACCGACGCTTCGGGTTGTTATTTTGACGCGTTTTCGTGACGAGAACCGGCGCTCGCGTCGCTCAAAACGCTGTAGCGATCCGAGACGCGCCTACTTCGGCTTGCCGTCCTTGTCGAAGGAGGAGACGTAGGCCCAGAGGTCGTTCGCTTCCTTCTCGTTCTTGATGCCGGCGAACACCATCTTGGTGCCGGGGATCTTGGCCTTGGGGTCCTTGATGTAGTCGAGGAACTGCTCCTTGCTCCAGGTGATGCCCGAATTCTTGTTGGCATCGGAATAGGAGTAGCCCGGCGCTGAGCCGGACTTGCGGCCGTCAAGGCCGTTGAGCTCCGGCCCGACCTTGTTCTTGGCGCCTTCGCCGATCGAATGGCAGGCGAGGCATTTGTTGAAGGACGACTTGCCGGCGGCGGCGTCCTGGGCCGCTGCGGCGGACGCCGCGGCCATCGCGGTCAAGACAACCAGTGCGCTCAAGGTCGGTTTGTTCATGGGATTGCTCTCCCTCTTGTGGACGTTGCGGAACCGTTTTGCCACGGCTCGCTTGTGTTGGACAAGCCGCGCGCCGCCGGTTTGAGAGCAATGCCGCCTGCGGTCACAATTCGACGAGGCGCCGCCGCGCTCTCGCCATTGACGGCCTGTCCAAGCCGCGTCAGACGTGCTTGATTGTCCAAGACAAAACCGTGATGACGAGACGGTGACGAGAGACCCGATCGGGAGGCGCTTGAGATGGCCATCATGATGCCCGCAGCCGATACGGCCGTGCTGGGCCGCCGCGCGGCCATCGTGGCGGCGCTGCGTGCCATCGTGCCGGGCGAGGGCGTGATCGACAGCGCGGCCGAGATGCGCGCCTATGAGAGCGACGCGCTGACCGCCTACCGCCAGCCGCCGATGGTCGTGGTGTTGCCCGACACCACCGAGCAGGTCTCGAAGGTCCTGAAATACTGCCACGAGCAGGGCATCAAGGTGGTGCCGCGCGGCTCCGGCACCTCGCTGTCCGGCGGCGCGCTGCCGCTTGCCGACGGCGTGCTGTTGGGGCTCGGCAAGTTCAAGCGCATCCGCGAGATCGATTTCGACAATCGCGTGGTGGTGACCGAGCCCGGCGTCACCAACCTCGCGATCAGCCAGGCGGTGGCGCATGCCGGCTTCTACTACGCGCCCGATCCGTCCTCGCAGATCGCCTGCTCGATCGGCGGCAACGTTGCGGAAAATTCCGGCGGCGTGCACTGCCTGAAATACGGCATGACCACCAACAACGTGCTCGGCTGCGAGATCGTGCTGATGAATGGCGAGATCCTGCGCATCGGCGGCAAGGCGGCTGAAAGCGCAGGCTACGACCTGATGGGCATCATCACCGGCTCGGAAGGGCTGCTCGGCGTGATCACCGAGATCACCGTGCGCATCCTGCAGAAGCCGGAGACGGCGCGCGCGCTGATGGTCGGCTTTGCGGAAGTCGAGGCCGCCGGCGAGTGCGTCGCGCGCATCATCGGCGCCGGCATCATCCCGGGCGGCATGGAGATGATGGACAAGCCCGCGATCCACGCCGCGGAAGCCTTCGTCCATGCCGGCTATCCGCTCGACGTCGAGGCGCTCCTGATCATCGAGCTCGACGGGCCGACCGTGGAAGTCGACGAACTGATCAAGCGCGTCGAGACGATCGCGCTCGGCTGCGGCTCGACGCTGTGCCAGATCTCGACCTCGGAGGCCGAGCGCAATCTGTTCTGGGCCGGCCGCAAGGCGGCCTTCCCGGCCGTGGGGCGGATCTCGCCCGACTACCTCTGCATGGACGGCACCATTCCGCGCGGCGCGCTGCCCAAGGCCCTGGCGCGCATCCGCGAGCTCTCGGAGAAATATGGCCTCGGCGTCGCCAATGTGTTTCACGCCGGCGACGGCAATCTGCACCCGCTCATCCTTTACGACGCCAACAAGGAAGGCGAGATGGAACGCGCCGAGGCGTTCGGCGCCGACATCCTGCGGGCTTGCGTCGAACTCGGCGGCGTGCTCACCGGCGAGCACGGGGTGGGCATCGAGAAGCGCGATCTCATGCCGGAGATGTTCTCCGAGATCGACCTCAACCAGCAGCAGCGGCTGAAATGCGCCTTCGACCCGCAGGGCCTGCTCAATCCGGGCAAGGTGTTTCCGACGCTGCACCGCTGCGCCGAGCTTGGCCGGGTGCATGTGCACAGCGGCAGGCTGGCGTTTCCGGATATTCCCAGGTTCTGAGGGGTCCGCGCGGTTGCGTCGCCTGAAAGCTCGACATGACCGACATTCCGATTGCGGCAGCGGGTAGCACGGCGATCGAAGCGCCGAGCACCGCGCGCCTGGCGTTCATCGACAATATCCGATGGTCGATGATCATTCTCGTGCTCAGCATGCACGCCTGCGACACCTACAGCCCGTTCGGAAACTGGTACTATGTCGACCGGCAGCCGTCCGACCTGCCGACAAAGCTCTTCTTCGGCGTGTACCAGAGCTTCCTGCAGGCCTTCTTCATGGCGCTGCTGTTCTTCATCGCCGGCTATTTTTCCGCGGCCTCCTACGATCGAAAGGGTTTTGCGCCATTCGTTCGCGACCGCGTGCTGCGGCTCGGCGTGCCGACCCTGCTCTACATGGCCGTGATTGGCCCGCTGACGCAGTATTTCCTGTCGCACACGTGGGGACGCGGCGGATTCGGACATCAATGGCTGACGCATCTGAAGGATGGCGAGTGGCTGTCGGAGACCGGGCCGATGTGGTTCTGCGCGGCGCTGCTCGCGCTTTCGGTCCTCTATGGCCTCTGTCGCCTTGCGGGCTTGAAGGAGCCGTCCTTCGAGCCGCGTGACGGCCGTGGCGGCGGCGCGATTGCCGGCTTCATTGCGGTGATGGCGGTCGCGACGTTTCTCGTTCGCATCGTCGTGACCGAGGACGCCTCCGTGCTCAACATGCATCCCGGCGACTTCCCGCAATATGTCCTGATGTATGCGGCCGGTGCGCTCGGCTATCGCGGCAATTGGCTCTTGAGGCTTTCCGATTCAAGCTGCTTGCGCTGGGCCGCGCTGGCGCTGTCGCTGTCTGCGATCCTGTTTGCGACCCTGATCGTGTTTGGCGGCGCCCTGCAAGGCGACACGTCCTCCTATGCGGGCGGTTTCAATCCGGTGAGCGGTGGAAAATGCCTGTGGGAGGCGCTGGTCTGCGTCGGCATGGGCCTGTTGCTGCTCGAGCGCTACCGACGACATTTCGACCGGCAGGGACCGTTCGCGCGGTGGCTGTCCGACAATGCGTTCGGCGTCTACCTGATCC
This genomic interval from Bradyrhizobium sp. NP1 contains the following:
- a CDS encoding FAD-linked oxidase C-terminal domain-containing protein; the protein is MAIMMPAADTAVLGRRAAIVAALRAIVPGEGVIDSAAEMRAYESDALTAYRQPPMVVVLPDTTEQVSKVLKYCHEQGIKVVPRGSGTSLSGGALPLADGVLLGLGKFKRIREIDFDNRVVVTEPGVTNLAISQAVAHAGFYYAPDPSSQIACSIGGNVAENSGGVHCLKYGMTTNNVLGCEIVLMNGEILRIGGKAAESAGYDLMGIITGSEGLLGVITEITVRILQKPETARALMVGFAEVEAAGECVARIIGAGIIPGGMEMMDKPAIHAAEAFVHAGYPLDVEALLIIELDGPTVEVDELIKRVETIALGCGSTLCQISTSEAERNLFWAGRKAAFPAVGRISPDYLCMDGTIPRGALPKALARIRELSEKYGLGVANVFHAGDGNLHPLILYDANKEGEMERAEAFGADILRACVELGGVLTGEHGVGIEKRDLMPEMFSEIDLNQQQRLKCAFDPQGLLNPGKVFPTLHRCAELGRVHVHSGRLAFPDIPRF
- a CDS encoding acyltransferase family protein; translated protein: MTDIPIAAAGSTAIEAPSTARLAFIDNIRWSMIILVLSMHACDTYSPFGNWYYVDRQPSDLPTKLFFGVYQSFLQAFFMALLFFIAGYFSAASYDRKGFAPFVRDRVLRLGVPTLLYMAVIGPLTQYFLSHTWGRGGFGHQWLTHLKDGEWLSETGPMWFCAALLALSVLYGLCRLAGLKEPSFEPRDGRGGGAIAGFIAVMAVATFLVRIVVTEDASVLNMHPGDFPQYVLMYAAGALGYRGNWLLRLSDSSCLRWAALALSLSAILFATLIVFGGALQGDTSSYAGGFNPVSGGKCLWEALVCVGMGLLLLERYRRHFDRQGPFARWLSDNAFGVYLIHPPILVGAAILLHGVVLPAIAKAALLTAIAAVGSFAASAFILRKSPLRAIL